The following are encoded together in the Streptomyces sp. NBC_01465 genome:
- a CDS encoding ABC transporter ATP-binding protein → MAIIEVSEVRKVYGGRAVVDGVSFAVEQGEIFGILGPNGAGKTTTVECVEGLRVPDAGSVRVAGFDPVADHDRVSKILGAQLQESELQPKLTVREALTLYAAFYPHPADWRPLAERLGLTAHLDARFGKLSGGQKQRLFIALALIGNPKVVVLDELTTGLDPRARRDTWQLIEDVRDSGVTVLLVTHFMEEAQRLCDRIAVIDGGRIAALDTPSGLIRRASGATVISFSPSSTLDENELRALPALSSVEYKDDRITLSGTDDTVNAVITLLAQRHITAHQLRVTDATLDDAFLDLTGADAS, encoded by the coding sequence ATGGCAATCATCGAGGTCAGCGAGGTACGCAAGGTCTACGGCGGCAGGGCCGTCGTGGACGGGGTGTCCTTCGCCGTCGAGCAGGGGGAGATCTTCGGGATCCTCGGCCCGAACGGCGCGGGCAAGACGACGACCGTCGAATGCGTCGAGGGGCTGCGGGTCCCCGACGCCGGATCGGTCAGGGTGGCCGGATTCGATCCGGTCGCCGACCACGACCGGGTCTCCAAGATCCTCGGCGCCCAGCTCCAGGAGAGCGAACTGCAGCCGAAGCTCACGGTGCGCGAGGCCCTCACCCTCTACGCGGCGTTCTACCCGCACCCGGCCGACTGGCGCCCGCTCGCCGAGCGCCTCGGCCTCACCGCCCACCTGGACGCCCGCTTCGGCAAGCTCTCCGGCGGCCAGAAGCAGCGCCTGTTCATCGCGCTCGCGCTGATCGGCAACCCGAAGGTCGTCGTGCTCGACGAGCTGACGACGGGCCTCGACCCGCGCGCCCGCCGCGACACCTGGCAGCTGATCGAGGACGTACGGGACTCGGGCGTCACCGTCCTCCTCGTCACCCACTTCATGGAGGAGGCCCAGCGCCTCTGCGACCGCATCGCCGTCATCGACGGCGGCCGCATCGCCGCCCTGGACACCCCGTCGGGCCTCATCCGCCGGGCGAGCGGCGCCACCGTCATCTCCTTCTCGCCCTCCTCGACGCTCGACGAGAACGAACTGCGCGCGCTGCCCGCGCTCTCCTCCGTCGAGTACAAGGACGACCGGATCACGCTCAGCGGCACCGACGACACCGTCAACGCCGTCATCACCCTGCTCGCCCAGCGCCACATCACGGCCCACCAACTCCGTGTCACCGACGCCACGTTGGACGACGCGTTCCTCGACCTGACGGGAGCCGACGCCTCATGA
- a CDS encoding ABC transporter permease, with protein sequence MSTATASSSAAVLKTEARLFRREPASLFWVMAFPTLLLVILGSIPSFRNTDASLGGIRLVDAYVPVTVLMAMILAGLQAMPPVITGYRERGILRRMSTTPVRPHALLGAQMGLHGAAALISALLSLAVGRIAFDVVLPRQAFGYLLALVLAVLAALALGALVSAMARTGKIASAIGSAIFFPMMFCAGTWVPVQAMPDALAHVVEATPFGAAAQALNQAAAGDWPGWIHLGVLALWTVVLSAAATRWFRWE encoded by the coding sequence ATGAGCACCGCGACCGCAAGCAGCAGCGCCGCCGTACTGAAGACCGAAGCCAGGCTCTTCCGCCGCGAACCCGCCTCCCTCTTCTGGGTCATGGCCTTCCCGACCCTCCTCCTGGTGATCCTCGGCTCCATCCCCTCCTTCCGGAACACCGACGCCTCGCTCGGCGGGATCCGCCTCGTCGACGCGTACGTTCCCGTCACCGTCCTCATGGCGATGATCCTGGCCGGACTCCAGGCCATGCCCCCGGTGATCACCGGCTACCGCGAACGCGGCATCCTGCGCCGCATGTCCACCACCCCCGTCCGCCCGCACGCCCTGCTCGGCGCCCAGATGGGACTGCACGGAGCGGCCGCACTGATCTCCGCGCTGCTCTCGCTCGCGGTGGGCAGGATCGCCTTCGACGTCGTACTGCCGCGCCAGGCCTTCGGCTATCTCCTCGCGCTCGTCCTGGCGGTCCTGGCAGCGCTCGCGCTGGGCGCCCTGGTCTCGGCGATGGCCCGTACGGGCAAGATCGCCAGCGCCATCGGGTCCGCGATCTTCTTCCCGATGATGTTCTGCGCCGGCACCTGGGTCCCGGTCCAGGCCATGCCGGACGCCCTCGCCCATGTCGTCGAGGCGACTCCGTTCGGCGCCGCCGCCCAGGCCCTCAACCAGGCCGCGGCGGGCGACTGGCCGGGCTGGATCCACCTCGGTGTCCTCGCTCTGTGGACCGTGGTCCTCTCGGCCGCGGCCACCCGCTGGTTCCGCTGGGAGTGA
- a CDS encoding sensor histidine kinase gives MTTHSTAVDQRLAQLHRWGPYVLLAFGSVLCVATVGLVGMTKTDVRGQVYQAGALVVAALVLQLWWGRAVRTCPTPGVASTVYYTLRWGIGFWLCWLNPFFSFYAVIGYFTAEKLLPRPLIRAGLFATAVTMSGAYIGGLPPEGATGWALFGGLLVVSIIMLAAFIRLSELEDERTRKQASTIEELAETNTRLQQALDENAALHAQLLVQAREAGVSDERRRMAAEIHDTIAQGLTGIITQLQVASTTKSPETAAEHLASAQTLARHSLGEARRSVQNLSPVALADDSLPEALKKLVDEWSGRAGVRAEFTVTGTVEPLHDEVAATLLRIAQEALANTGKHAHATRVGVTLSYMGDDMALDVRDDGRGFDPEQLPAPTTSGGFGLGGMCARAERIAGTVVVESEPGHGTAVSARVPLVRHES, from the coding sequence ATGACGACCCACTCCACAGCCGTCGACCAGCGGCTGGCTCAGCTCCACCGCTGGGGTCCCTACGTCCTGCTGGCCTTCGGCTCCGTGCTCTGCGTCGCCACCGTCGGACTGGTCGGCATGACCAAGACGGACGTGAGGGGGCAGGTCTATCAGGCGGGGGCGCTGGTCGTCGCGGCCCTCGTCCTCCAGCTGTGGTGGGGGAGGGCGGTCCGCACCTGCCCGACCCCCGGGGTCGCGAGCACCGTCTACTACACCCTGCGCTGGGGCATCGGATTCTGGCTCTGCTGGCTGAACCCGTTCTTCTCCTTCTACGCGGTCATCGGCTACTTCACCGCCGAGAAGCTGCTGCCCCGCCCGCTGATCCGGGCGGGGCTCTTCGCCACCGCCGTCACCATGTCGGGTGCGTACATCGGCGGACTGCCGCCCGAAGGGGCCACCGGCTGGGCCCTGTTCGGGGGTCTGCTGGTCGTCAGCATCATCATGCTCGCCGCCTTCATCCGCCTCTCCGAGCTGGAGGACGAGCGCACTCGCAAACAGGCCTCCACCATCGAGGAACTGGCCGAGACCAACACCCGCCTCCAGCAGGCCCTCGACGAGAACGCCGCGCTGCACGCCCAACTCCTCGTCCAGGCAAGGGAAGCGGGGGTCTCCGACGAACGCCGACGGATGGCCGCCGAGATCCACGACACGATCGCCCAGGGACTGACCGGCATCATCACCCAGCTCCAGGTCGCCTCCACCACCAAGTCGCCGGAGACCGCGGCCGAGCATCTCGCCAGCGCCCAGACGCTGGCCCGCCACAGCCTCGGCGAGGCCCGCCGCTCCGTGCAGAACCTCTCCCCGGTCGCCCTCGCCGACGACTCGCTCCCCGAGGCGCTGAAGAAGCTGGTCGACGAATGGTCCGGACGGGCGGGCGTACGCGCCGAGTTCACCGTGACCGGCACGGTCGAGCCCCTCCACGACGAGGTCGCCGCCACGCTGCTCCGGATCGCCCAGGAGGCCCTGGCCAACACCGGCAAGCACGCGCACGCGACCCGGGTCGGCGTCACGCTCTCGTACATGGGCGACGACATGGCCCTCGACGTACGCGACGACGGCCGCGGCTTCGACCCGGAGCAACTCCCCGCCCCCACCACGTCCGGCGGGTTCGGCCTCGGCGGGATGTGCGCACGGGCCGAACGGATCGCCGGCACCGTCGTCGTCGAGTCGGAGCCGGGGCACGGCACGGCGGTCTCCGCTCGCGTACCTTTGGTCCGCCATGAGTCCTGA
- a CDS encoding response regulator transcription factor: MSPDTYRTITLLIVDDHPVVRDGLRGMFTDAPGFDVLGEASNGVEGVELAVSLDPDVVLMDLRMPGGGGVDAIAELTRRGARSRVLVLTTYDTDSDTLPAIEAGATGYLLKDAPRDELFTAVRAAADGRTVLSPAVASRLVSRVRTPAAPGHETLSAREREVLVLVAKGTSNREIARELFISEATVKTHLTHIYAKLDVKDRAAAVAVAYDRKILG, translated from the coding sequence ATGAGTCCTGACACGTACCGCACCATCACGCTGCTGATCGTCGACGACCACCCCGTCGTACGGGACGGCCTGCGCGGCATGTTCACCGACGCCCCCGGCTTCGACGTGCTCGGCGAGGCGTCGAACGGAGTGGAAGGCGTCGAACTCGCCGTCTCCCTCGACCCGGACGTGGTCCTGATGGACCTGCGGATGCCCGGCGGAGGCGGCGTCGACGCCATCGCGGAGCTCACCCGCAGGGGCGCGCGCTCCCGGGTGCTGGTCCTCACCACGTACGACACCGACTCCGACACCCTCCCGGCGATCGAGGCGGGCGCCACGGGCTACCTCCTCAAGGACGCCCCGCGCGACGAGCTCTTCACCGCGGTCCGGGCGGCCGCCGACGGCCGTACGGTGCTCTCCCCGGCGGTTGCCTCCCGCCTGGTCTCCCGCGTCCGCACCCCCGCCGCCCCCGGCCACGAGACGCTCAGCGCCCGCGAGCGCGAGGTGCTGGTCCTCGTCGCCAAGGGCACGTCGAACCGGGAGATCGCCCGGGAGCTGTTCATCAGCGAGGCCACGGTGAAGACCCATCTCACGCACATCTACGCCAAGTTGGACGTGAAGGACCGCGCAGCGGCAGTCGCGGTGGCGTACGACCGCAAGATCCTGGGCTGA
- the glgX gene encoding glycogen debranching protein GlgX, with the protein MSSAAEQEAVPEAVQRDAGDRLSPVNGRQNGGSRRHGPAVWPGAPTPLGARYRVGPDGTAGTNFALWAGGADSVELCLFDASGRETRCELTELDHEIWHGFVPGVLPGQRYGFRVHGRWDPWTGARWNPAKLLLDPYARAVDGDFRLPAEVYGHVRDWPQQHVADTVRDERDSAPHVPKGVVVHDDDDWSDDHRPKTPWSDSVIYEVHVRGFTKRHPGIPEELRGTYAGLAHPAAIEHLTSLGVTAVELLPVHQFAHEDHLLRRGLKNYWGYNSIGYFAPHAGYAASGTAGQQVGEFKKMVRALHAAGIEVILDVVYNHTAEAGELGPTLSLRGIDNRGYYRLQSDARRYTDYTGCGNTLHVVQPHVLRLITDSLRYWVTEMGVDGFRFDLAAALARSMHDVDMLSPFLAVIAQDPVLRRVKLIAEPWDVGNGGYQVGAFPPLWTEWNDRYRDAVRDFWRGALPDVRDLGYRLSGSSDLYAWGGRRPQASINFITAHDGFTLRDLVSYERKHNEANGEGNRDGTGNNRSWNCGVEGETADTRINALRRRQLRSLLATLLVSTGVPMLVAGDEMGRTQGGNNNAYCQDNEVSWIDWSLLDEPGPRTLLELTRRLLALRHTHPVLRRRAFFSGRAQAADGLRDLAWFTPRGTEMTERDWYAPADTLGLYLSGRDIPGRDARGEEITDDSFLTILHAADRPASFLLPGAPWADAYELIVDTSREEQTAAPATLHRGGASINVPARSVLLLKVRT; encoded by the coding sequence GTGTCGAGCGCAGCCGAGCAGGAGGCCGTACCAGAGGCCGTGCAGAGGGATGCCGGCGACCGGCTCTCACCGGTCAACGGGCGTCAGAACGGGGGTAGTCGGCGGCACGGGCCCGCCGTGTGGCCGGGTGCGCCGACCCCGCTCGGGGCGCGCTACCGGGTCGGCCCCGACGGTACGGCGGGCACCAACTTCGCGCTCTGGGCGGGCGGTGCGGACTCCGTCGAGCTTTGCCTCTTCGACGCCTCGGGGCGCGAGACGCGCTGCGAACTGACCGAGCTGGACCACGAGATCTGGCACGGATTCGTCCCCGGCGTGCTGCCGGGACAGCGTTACGGATTCCGGGTGCACGGCCGCTGGGACCCGTGGACCGGGGCCCGCTGGAACCCGGCGAAGCTGCTCCTCGATCCCTACGCGCGGGCGGTGGACGGGGACTTCAGGCTGCCCGCCGAGGTCTACGGGCACGTACGCGACTGGCCGCAGCAGCATGTGGCGGACACCGTGCGCGACGAGCGGGACTCGGCTCCGCACGTGCCCAAGGGTGTGGTGGTCCATGACGACGACGACTGGTCCGACGACCACCGGCCCAAGACGCCCTGGTCGGACTCCGTCATCTACGAGGTGCACGTACGGGGATTCACCAAGCGGCACCCCGGGATCCCGGAGGAACTGCGCGGAACGTACGCGGGTCTCGCCCACCCGGCGGCGATCGAGCATCTGACCTCGCTCGGCGTGACGGCCGTCGAGCTGCTGCCGGTGCACCAGTTCGCGCACGAGGACCATCTGCTGCGGCGCGGGCTGAAGAACTACTGGGGCTACAACTCCATCGGCTACTTCGCCCCGCACGCGGGCTATGCGGCGTCCGGTACGGCAGGACAGCAGGTCGGCGAGTTCAAGAAGATGGTGCGCGCGCTGCACGCCGCCGGCATCGAGGTCATCCTCGACGTCGTCTACAACCACACGGCGGAAGCAGGCGAGTTGGGGCCGACGCTGTCGCTGCGCGGCATCGACAACCGCGGCTACTACCGCCTCCAGAGCGACGCCCGCCGCTACACGGACTACACCGGCTGCGGCAACACCCTCCATGTCGTACAGCCGCACGTCCTGCGCCTCATCACCGACTCTCTGCGCTACTGGGTCACCGAGATGGGCGTCGACGGCTTCCGCTTCGACCTGGCCGCCGCGCTCGCCCGCTCCATGCACGACGTCGACATGCTCTCGCCGTTCCTCGCGGTCATCGCCCAGGACCCGGTGCTGCGGCGCGTGAAGCTGATCGCCGAGCCGTGGGACGTCGGCAACGGCGGCTACCAGGTGGGCGCCTTCCCGCCGCTGTGGACGGAGTGGAACGACCGGTACCGCGACGCCGTACGGGACTTCTGGCGCGGCGCGCTCCCCGACGTACGGGACCTCGGCTACCGGCTGTCGGGCTCCAGCGACCTCTACGCCTGGGGCGGCCGCCGCCCGCAGGCCTCCATCAACTTCATCACCGCGCACGACGGTTTCACCCTGCGCGACCTGGTGAGCTACGAGCGCAAGCACAACGAGGCCAACGGCGAGGGCAACCGGGACGGCACCGGCAACAACCGCTCCTGGAACTGCGGCGTCGAGGGCGAGACCGCCGACACCCGCATCAACGCCCTGCGCCGCCGCCAGCTGCGCTCACTCCTGGCCACCCTGCTGGTGTCGACCGGTGTGCCGATGCTGGTCGCGGGCGACGAGATGGGGCGCACCCAGGGCGGCAACAACAACGCCTACTGCCAGGACAACGAGGTCAGTTGGATCGACTGGTCGCTGCTGGACGAGCCGGGCCCGCGCACCCTCCTCGAACTCACCCGCCGCCTCCTCGCCCTGCGCCACACCCACCCGGTGCTGCGCCGCCGCGCCTTCTTCTCCGGGCGGGCGCAGGCGGCGGACGGGCTGCGGGACCTGGCGTGGTTCACCCCGCGCGGGACGGAGATGACCGAGCGGGACTGGTACGCCCCCGCCGACACGCTCGGCCTCTATCTCTCCGGTCGCGACATCCCGGGCCGGGACGCCCGGGGCGAGGAGATCACCGACGACAGCTTCCTGACGATCCTGCACGCGGCGGACCGCCCGGCGAGCTTCCTGCTGCCCGGGGCGCCGTGGGCGGATGCGTACGAGCTGATCGTCGACACGTCCAGGGAGGAGCAGACGGCCGCGCCCGCGACGCTGCACCGAGGGGGCGCCTCGATCAACGTGCCGGCGCGGTCCGTGCTGCTGCTGAAGGTCAGGACGTGA
- a CDS encoding L,D-transpeptidase, giving the protein MRQLAKRAGAGVAAAVVWAGLMASLAGCTAGGAGADAKPRTPEQAIRVLPLDRAQGVRQDGRVEVSVPDGHLERVRVVQVGDAKEQEIKGAISDDGRSWHPVGPSTDNGLRLAAKYTVDALAEDGTGHRQARHTTFTTYVPEHRFIGYFKPENNSTVGTGMIVSFDFNRSVENRAAVERAIRVTSQPPVDVVGHWFGDRRLDFRPEQYWKPGTKVSIDMRLRDVQAATGVYGIQQKTVGFTVGRSQVSTVDADAHTMTVRRDGKVLQTLPVTAGAPSRTTYNGKMVVSELYDVTRMNGQTVGFGGEYDIPDVPHAMRLTNSGTFLHGNYWASSGTFGSANTSHGCVSLRDVKGGSSDTPAGWFFDRTLVGDVVEVINSHDKTVAPDNGLGGWNLDWGQWKAGSALGWN; this is encoded by the coding sequence GTGAGACAACTGGCAAAGCGGGCAGGGGCGGGCGTCGCCGCCGCAGTGGTTTGGGCAGGACTGATGGCCTCACTGGCCGGATGTACGGCAGGGGGTGCGGGAGCCGACGCGAAACCGCGCACACCCGAGCAGGCGATCCGCGTCCTGCCCCTGGACAGGGCGCAGGGCGTACGGCAGGACGGCAGGGTCGAGGTGAGCGTCCCCGACGGGCATCTCGAGCGCGTACGGGTCGTGCAGGTCGGGGACGCCAAGGAGCAGGAGATCAAGGGCGCGATCTCCGACGACGGCCGCAGCTGGCACCCGGTGGGGCCGAGCACCGACAACGGGCTGCGGCTCGCCGCCAAGTACACGGTCGACGCACTCGCCGAGGACGGCACGGGTCACCGCCAGGCCCGGCACACCACCTTCACCACGTACGTCCCCGAGCACCGCTTCATCGGCTACTTCAAGCCCGAGAACAACTCCACGGTCGGCACCGGAATGATCGTCTCCTTCGACTTCAACCGGTCCGTGGAGAACCGCGCGGCCGTCGAGCGCGCCATCCGCGTCACCTCGCAGCCGCCGGTGGACGTGGTCGGCCACTGGTTCGGCGACCGGCGCCTGGACTTCCGCCCGGAGCAGTACTGGAAGCCGGGCACCAAGGTCAGCATCGACATGCGGCTGCGGGACGTACAGGCGGCGACCGGTGTGTACGGCATCCAGCAGAAGACCGTCGGCTTCACGGTCGGCCGCTCCCAGGTGTCGACGGTGGACGCCGACGCGCACACCATGACCGTACGGAGGGACGGCAAGGTACTGCAGACGCTGCCCGTCACGGCGGGCGCCCCGAGCCGGACGACGTACAACGGGAAGATGGTCGTCTCCGAGCTCTACGACGTGACGCGCATGAACGGCCAGACGGTCGGCTTCGGCGGCGAGTACGACATCCCGGACGTGCCCCACGCGATGCGGCTGACCAATTCGGGGACCTTCCTGCACGGCAACTACTGGGCGTCCTCGGGCACGTTCGGCTCCGCCAACACCAGCCACGGCTGCGTCTCGCTGCGCGATGTGAAGGGCGGCAGCTCCGACACCCCGGCGGGCTGGTTCTTCGACCGGACCCTCGTCGGAGATGTCGTCGAGGTCATCAATTCCCATGACAAAACGGTCGCGCCGGACAACGGCCTCGGTGGGTGGAATCTGGACTGGGGCCAGTGGAAGGCCGGATCGGCCCTCGGTTGGAACTGA
- a CDS encoding L,D-transpeptidase, whose product MNVQPISGTSAGGRRRRRGLLALVLGALLLLVTACGGSGGGSGGGDTGGKGKQNAGKKVDENTPSVAVVNVTPKDGADSVATSGVLKITADQGKLTAVTVQDTKGNAVAGTIAATGASWEPTGHLPASTKFKVHAVAKDAKGRESAKDTTFTTLVPKNTFIGQYTPENGATVGVGMPVSIRFTRGITHPDAVKNAIKVTADPAVPVEGHWFGNDRLDFRPEKYWAAGTKVTLKLNLDGVEGRPGVYGKQIKTVKFTVGRSQVSTVDAKTHMMTVVRDNSVYKKIPITTGKPGYETWQGQMVISERLPVTRMNGETVGYGGEYDIKDVPHAQRLTDSGTFIHGNYWGGGAFGNYNASHGCVGLRDVRGGGSNGSPSAWFYEHSMVGDVVVVKNTHDKTVDPANGLNGWNMSWSEWTK is encoded by the coding sequence GTGAACGTGCAGCCGATTTCGGGGACATCGGCCGGGGGGCGGCGCAGGCGCAGGGGCCTGTTGGCACTGGTACTGGGAGCGCTCCTGCTCCTGGTGACGGCGTGCGGCGGCAGCGGGGGCGGATCCGGCGGCGGGGACACCGGCGGCAAGGGCAAGCAGAACGCCGGCAAGAAGGTCGACGAGAACACTCCGTCGGTCGCCGTCGTGAACGTGACCCCCAAGGACGGCGCCGACTCGGTGGCCACCAGCGGCGTCCTCAAGATCACCGCGGACCAGGGCAAGCTGACCGCGGTCACCGTCCAGGACACCAAGGGCAACGCGGTCGCGGGCACCATCGCCGCGACGGGTGCGAGCTGGGAGCCGACGGGACATCTGCCGGCCTCGACGAAGTTCAAGGTCCACGCGGTCGCCAAGGACGCCAAGGGCCGTGAGTCGGCGAAGGACACGACCTTCACCACGCTCGTCCCGAAGAACACCTTCATCGGTCAGTACACGCCGGAGAACGGCGCCACGGTCGGCGTCGGCATGCCGGTCTCGATCCGCTTCACGCGCGGCATCACGCACCCGGACGCGGTCAAGAACGCGATCAAGGTGACGGCCGATCCCGCCGTGCCGGTCGAGGGCCACTGGTTCGGCAACGACCGCCTGGACTTCCGCCCCGAGAAGTACTGGGCGGCGGGAACCAAGGTCACGCTGAAGCTGAACCTCGACGGCGTCGAGGGCCGTCCCGGTGTCTACGGCAAGCAGATCAAGACCGTGAAGTTCACGGTCGGCCGCAGCCAGGTCTCCACCGTCGACGCCAAGACCCACATGATGACCGTGGTGCGCGACAACAGCGTCTACAAGAAGATCCCGATCACCACGGGCAAGCCGGGTTACGAGACCTGGCAGGGCCAGATGGTCATCAGCGAGCGCCTCCCGGTGACCCGGATGAACGGCGAGACGGTCGGCTACGGCGGCGAGTACGACATCAAGGACGTCCCGCACGCCCAGCGCCTGACCGACTCCGGCACCTTCATCCACGGCAACTACTGGGGCGGCGGCGCCTTCGGCAACTACAACGCCAGCCACGGCTGCGTGGGCCTGCGCGACGTGCGGGGCGGGGGCAGCAACGGCTCCCCGTCGGCCTGGTTCTACGAGCACTCGATGGTCGGCGACGTCGTCGTCGTGAAGAACACCCACGACAAGACGGTCGACCCGGCCAACGGCCTCAACGGCTGGAACATGTCCTGGTCGGAGTGGACCAAGTAA
- a CDS encoding enoyl-CoA hydratase/isomerase family protein, giving the protein MTVNLEVSEGVGTIRLDRPPMNALDVATQDRLRELAEEATRRDDVRAVIVYGGEKVFAAGADIKEMQAMDHAAMVVRSRALQDSFTAVARIPKPVVAAVTGYALGGGCELALCADFRIAADNAKLGQPEILLGLIPGAGGTQRLARLVGPSKAKDLIFTGRMVKADEALAIGLVDRVVPAAEVYEQAHAWAARLAQGPAIALRAAKEAIDTGLETDIDTGLAVERTWFAGLFATEDRERGMRSFVEEGPGKAKFQ; this is encoded by the coding sequence ATGACTGTGAATCTCGAAGTCTCCGAAGGCGTCGGCACCATCCGCCTGGACCGCCCCCCGATGAACGCCCTCGACGTCGCCACCCAGGACCGGCTGCGCGAGCTCGCCGAGGAGGCCACGCGCCGAGACGACGTGCGTGCGGTGATCGTCTACGGCGGCGAGAAGGTGTTCGCCGCCGGAGCGGACATCAAGGAGATGCAGGCGATGGACCATGCGGCGATGGTCGTACGCTCCCGGGCGCTGCAGGACTCCTTCACCGCAGTGGCCCGTATCCCCAAGCCCGTCGTCGCCGCCGTCACCGGCTACGCGCTGGGCGGCGGTTGCGAGTTGGCGCTCTGCGCGGACTTCCGCATCGCCGCCGACAATGCCAAGCTCGGGCAGCCCGAGATCCTCCTCGGCCTGATCCCCGGCGCGGGCGGCACCCAGCGCCTGGCCCGTCTGGTCGGCCCCTCCAAGGCGAAGGACCTCATCTTCACCGGCCGTATGGTCAAGGCGGACGAGGCCCTGGCCATCGGCCTGGTCGACCGGGTCGTGCCGGCCGCCGAGGTGTACGAGCAGGCGCACGCCTGGGCCGCCCGGCTCGCCCAGGGCCCCGCGATCGCGCTGCGCGCCGCCAAGGAGGCGATCGACACGGGCCTGGAGACGGACATCGACACCGGGCTCGCGGTCGAACGCACCTGGTTCGCAGGCCTGTTCGCGACCGAGGACCGCGAGCGCGGGATGCGCAGCTTCGTGGAAGAGGGTCCTGGCAAGGCGAAGTTCCAGTAG
- a CDS encoding ATP-binding protein translates to MAGLEGVEQPRQRGNATAARWIPAVEDEQGLKALELFGNPTDGEVRLPSRPESAATARRLAQCVVLRQWGLSPQTTEHAVLLVSELVGNAVRHTGARAFGLRMLRRRGWIRIEVRDPSRGLPCLMPVHELDTSGRGLFLVDKLSDRWGVDLLPRGKTTWFEMRVSDR, encoded by the coding sequence ATGGCGGGCCTGGAGGGTGTGGAGCAGCCGCGGCAGCGTGGTAACGCGACCGCGGCGCGGTGGATACCTGCCGTCGAGGACGAACAGGGCCTGAAAGCCCTTGAGTTGTTCGGAAACCCGACGGACGGCGAGGTGCGTCTTCCCTCGCGCCCGGAGTCCGCTGCGACCGCGCGCCGGCTCGCCCAGTGCGTCGTGCTGCGCCAGTGGGGCCTCTCCCCGCAGACCACCGAACACGCGGTGTTACTCGTCTCCGAGCTCGTGGGCAACGCCGTACGCCACACCGGCGCCCGCGCCTTCGGGTTACGGATGCTGCGCCGCCGGGGCTGGATCCGTATCGAGGTCCGTGACCCGTCCCGCGGCCTGCCCTGTCTGATGCCGGTGCACGAACTGGACACCAGCGGCCGCGGCCTCTTCCTCGTCGACAAGCTCTCCGACCGCTGGGGCGTGGACCTGCTGCCGCGCGGCAAGACCACCTGGTTCGAGATGCGCGTCTCCGACCGCTGA
- a CDS encoding polysaccharide deacetylase family protein — MAVVTEIDRRSALRAGAGAAIAGAFAAGCTESDPAQHAAARPASAPPAPSRKPPPTASPRPAPAPRAFPGQPEQIEHGPRDRPKVALTFHGQGDPAVAKAVLAEAERAGARVTVLAVGTWLDEQPQMARRILDGGHDLGNHTLHHISISAMSEQEAYAEITGCADRLRRLTGSIGTWFRPSRTQYATPLVQKLARRAGYPHVLSYDVDSLDYTSPGADAVTRNVADRVGNGSVVSLHFGYQDTVAALPAVLDTLARRGLHAVTTTELLAS; from the coding sequence ATGGCTGTTGTGACTGAGATCGACCGCCGCAGCGCACTGCGCGCCGGAGCGGGCGCGGCCATCGCGGGGGCCTTCGCAGCAGGCTGTACGGAGTCCGACCCCGCCCAGCACGCAGCCGCACGCCCCGCCTCCGCGCCCCCCGCCCCGTCCCGGAAGCCCCCACCGACCGCATCCCCACGCCCCGCCCCGGCCCCCCGCGCCTTCCCCGGACAGCCCGAGCAGATCGAGCACGGCCCCCGCGACCGCCCCAAGGTCGCGCTCACCTTCCACGGCCAGGGCGACCCCGCCGTCGCCAAGGCCGTACTCGCCGAGGCCGAACGCGCCGGCGCCCGCGTCACCGTCCTCGCCGTCGGCACCTGGCTCGACGAACAGCCGCAGATGGCCCGCCGCATCCTCGACGGCGGCCACGACCTCGGCAACCACACCCTCCACCACATCTCCATCTCGGCCATGTCCGAGCAGGAGGCGTACGCGGAGATCACCGGCTGCGCCGACCGCCTGCGCCGCCTGACGGGGTCCATCGGCACCTGGTTCCGCCCCTCGCGCACCCAGTACGCGACCCCGCTCGTCCAGAAGCTGGCCCGCCGCGCCGGATACCCCCACGTCCTCTCGTACGACGTGGACTCCCTCGACTACACCTCGCCGGGCGCGGACGCCGTCACCCGCAACGTCGCCGACCGGGTCGGCAACGGGTCCGTGGTCTCCCTGCACTTCGGCTACCAGGACACCGTCGCCGCCCTGCCCGCCGTCCTCGACACACTCGCCCGCCGCGGACTGCACGCGGTGACGACCACGGAGCTGCTCGCCTCATGA